One Capra hircus breed San Clemente chromosome 3, ASM170441v1, whole genome shotgun sequence genomic window, GGGCAGGAGCATGCTGGAATGATCTGGAGCACACCCTCCCCCAGCTCATTTAACACTTTCCCTTCAAGCTCAGAGGAGTCCTAGACCCAGGCCAGGCCAACACACCAGGCCCAAGGCCAAGACAGCAAGGACAACAGCTCCCTGTGAGAGGCAACCCCTGAGGAACTGCCCCACTGACTTCAAGAGGGGCAACCAAACCCCACAGGACGTGGTATGAGTCGAACTCCTGGGGCCTTCCCTGGGATGAAACAGCTCCTCAATCATCTCAAGCTTTCCAGATGAACCAGGGGCTGACGACCACCCCTGATGTCTAGGGAAGAAATCAGATACCTCCTCCTCGACTTGAAAATCAGAAGTGACTTGGCCTCGGGTCCCCCAGGCCAAACCTCCAGGATACTCGTTAGCCAGGTTGGGGAGTGtgaaggaacacacacacacacacacacacacacacacacaaacggcTTGGATCCTTCCCAATTTCCCGTACCTCCACTCCAGGCCGGCTCCAGAAACCATCCTGGGCGAGGTCCAGACCCCGGAGCAGTGGCAGCCCCCGCGGTCACACCCCACCCTTATTCCTGCCACTTCACAGGCCCGGCGGGGGGGAATTCCCACCTCAAGCCGGACTCGGGCCCCAACTCACACCCCAGCCAAGGTCCACCGCGGGCCGCCAGACTTGGGAGCTGAGCATCTGCGCGGGAGCTCCCTCGCGGAGACCCAAGTTGCCCCCTCTCCTCGCCCTGCCAAGCAGGTTCTGGGAAGCCGAGGGAAGGGAACGGACTTCGACTCGGACACCTAGAGGCGAGAGGCCCTGCGGGACAATTCCCGGCGCCCCCCACGGTagcccaggagggcagggaggggcccaGCCGTCCGGATCCCCGCGCCGCCCAGAAGCCGCGTacgaggggagggaaggggcccGCGCTCGGGCCAAAGCCCCTCCCCGGCCGGCGCCCCGAGCTCCAGCCaagtggagaagagggaaagTGCTCTGCCGGGGACCAATGCCCAGGACTCcgccgcccacagccccaacccGGGTACCTTCCGCTCCGCCGCTTCCAGCTGCGCCGCGGGTGCGGGAGGCAGAGAGTGACCCGCggggccccgccgccccgccctcCTCCAGCGCCGCGGCGGGGAGGGGCGACTGGCCGGGAGGGGCGGGCCGGGCGGCTCTTGGCTCCGCCCGCCctcggcccccgcccccggccccaggCGGTAGCCCAGCGCTGGCCCGCGGGGTCCGGGAGATGCCTGGACTGCGGAAGAGCGGGCGGAGGGGCTAGGCGCGGCGAACTGGACCCGGGAGGACTCTGCCTCAGCGCCACCTTCCAGCTCTTACGGGCGGACCGGCGTCGGGAAAGTTGAGAGGCGCCCGGGGTGGGGTCAGGAAAGGGCCGCTGCTGCCCTCCCGTGGCTGAGCGGCCACCCGCGCCTACACCACCTGGGTGGTGTCCCGTGGGAGGCGGGACTGGGAAAAGCGGCTTCGGGGACGCCGGAGGAAGGGGCTGCGGGAAATCCCCACCCTCTTAGAATCGTTGCGCAGTAAGTACAGCCCAGCATCATTCCCCAGCCTCGAACTTTCAGAACCTTTGAGATTCAGGGGCACTTGGTTCCACCTTGCAATTACCTTCCATCTCCCTACCCGGAATTTCCAACTCCTACCCATCCTTCAAAGGGCATTCTTGGAAATCTTTCTGGATTCCCCAGCTAAGAATTCAGTTCCCACCTGCACTGTCTTATTTCTTTGCTTCTAGGGACACCTCCCAGGTGCTCTagaggcctcccaggtggctcaagtgataaagaattcgcctgccaatgcaggagacacaggcaggagaggccggttcaatccctaggtcaggaagatcccctgaaggaggaaatggtaacccgctgtagtattcttgcttggggaaatcccatggacagatgagtctggtgggctacagtccatggggtcacaaagagccagacaggacagAGCACAGTTCACACGTAGCACAGGGACACCTAGCTTGCTTTGACTTGTGTGTTGAGTATTTACCAATACGTGTATCTTTTTCCCTGAAAGGTACATGAGGAAGTGAATGGAGGATGAGAAGTCTACTTACATTTTATTAGCTTGTGCAGGGCACACTACATAGCTTCTAATAGTCATCACAGATTTTTGGGTTAAGTATACACATCCCCTTTTACctgtaaggaaactgaggctcaagaagtCAGTGACTTGTCCAAATTTTGCCATATGTACATGGCAGAGCAAAATCTCAGAGAGTCAGGCCTGTCTGGCTCCAAAGCTGGTCTCTCTCCCTGCTGCCCACTGTGATCCTTCACTCTGTCCCTTCTCACTTTCTGGCACAATGTGTGGCACATAATaggttttcaacaaatatttgctgaatgaatgaatgttacaAGTCATACAGACTTTAAAGATCTGACAAGCAATCCACACATCTgctaaatgaggaaactgaggtccacagCAGTTTGGTCCCAATCCTCTTAAGTGGCTCAATAGACCTAGCTATGtactcagttcagatcagtttctATCTTCAAAGAACTTGTGATCTAAATCCAGAATACAGACAAATTAAAGATAAGTAATAGTTATTGAACCCTTATTACATAGACCGGGCTATGCATACATGAACTACTTTAGTCCTATAACCACCTCGTGAGGTAGTACTGTAATGCCCATTTTTCCAAAAAGcaagttgaggctcagagagattgcACACTTCTTAGTTGGATTTTTGGCACCAGGACCCAAACAGCAGGACTTTCAGCCCCCTGCTCCTTCACTGCTACTCTGTACCAAGTCCTCATATAGACAGTTACAGTACAAGAGGCGAGCACTGTAGTGCAGGCGTGCATGGGCTGTGGAAGAACAGATGTGTTCAAGTTGCAGTGATGCATTGATTTTAAATGTGTTGGAGCTATGCCAGACCCACAGAGTTGTGGAAATCCCAAGAGGGTGGTGGTGGAGAaagacaggactggagaaggaagCAGTGGCCCCAGCAAGAcctgagggttagggttagggttagggttagctaAGTGTCCATTTTGGTCTAGGTGCAGTAAGGAGCCACTGAAGTGCTCTCTCAGAGGAATCACCAACTTAGATTCACGTGGTAGAGATGGCTCCTTGGCTGCTGTGTGTAGTCTTTACTGGGTAAACAGGGAAGTGGCTTGGAAATGAAATCAGCAGGTAAGTTAGGAGGCTTGTATACTAAAGGACTACAGTAgtgactttgtgtgtgtgctcagtcgttcagtcgtgtctgactctttgtgaccccatggagtgtagcccgtcaggctcctctgtccatgggatttcccaggcaagaatactggagtgggttgccatttccttccttctccaggggctcttcttgacccagggatcagacccagggatggaacccacatctcttgtgtctcctgtattggcaggtggattctttaccactgggccacctaatagaaatatgtttttaaatatttaatcatcAATACTTTATGATTGGTTGTGATCAGCTCCAAGAATTCTAATTTGAGTAGCTGAGCTGGTGCCCCCTGAGATAGAGCCAGGAGAAGGATGTATTTGTGGGAGAAATGATGGATTCATTTGGAGGAATGTTGAGTTGAAGTGCTTGTGGGATGTCTAGGGGATGTTTGGAAGACCACTGGGATATGTAGGTCTAAGGTTCAGGAAAAGTCTGGACTGGAAAGGGTGCCTTGGAAGACGCCAGCTCTAGGATGAAGCCACAGAACAGGATGAGAGTGTGTGGAGTAGGAAGAGCAGAGCAAAGAGCCTAGGAACATTACATTTTTAGGGCACTTCTGGCGTTCTTTCCACCACCCCAAAGACTTAAAACTTCAGTTTTAAGTCAAAGTAAATAAAGACacacatctttattcatctgGTTTATTTGCCAAGAGCTATAACTGTAGATCTAACTGGCACCCCTTCTTCAGTTAAGTTGCCACTAAAGAAGGTGGGGGAGACAACTTCAGAATTTAGGTTGGGAGAGGCATAAGCATGGAGAGGCTGGGATGGTGGTGGGAGGTTCAGGGCTTGAGCCTCTCAGGAGTAACTGCCTGGCCCTCCCAGGGGGATGACGAAGACTGAGATATCATCCCCGGAACCCAGCTTGTTGTTGGGGAGACGCCAACCACGGTCCCGGGGTGTGCCCCGGGCCCCCAGGACCAGAGCTTGGGCCAGAGCTGTGTACCTGCCAGGAGCACATGTGCACATTCATGTACCAACACGTCTATGGGAAGGTGGGTACACAGGCCCTCACGTGGGTCTCCCAGCATCGCTTCCCTTGTCCCTTCCTTCCCCATCGTCATCCCCTTGCCACCATACAACCCCTACCTGCTGGGGTCATTGGGCTCATAGGCTGACAGCACCCTGTCCACAGTGGCAGCTACCTCACAGTCACTGGTGACGTCCCACAGCCCATCTGTTCCCAGGACTAGCACGTCATCTGGACAGTGCTCGTACTGCGTCAGGTCATACACTCGCACCTGGTAGGGCAAGAGGGtgcagagggagcctggtgaTAAAGCAACCTCGGGTGAAAGCTAGCCTGAGACCCCCAGAGGAGGGAGAGCATGGCTAAGGAGGCGCCCGTGCAGCTCACCTCAGGGAAACAAGAGAGGAAGGGCTTGATGGGCAGGGTGGAACTGCAGACCCTGAGGTTGTGGTCTCCCAAGCCCCGGGTCACCCCAATGGTGGCCATTACTCGAGCCTAAAGAAAATGAGGAGGGGGTGCTGCTCTAGCCCTCTCCCGAGTCTCTGGGACCATGGACCCTCTCCACCCCGACCCTCAGGTAGAACCTCCACCTCCCTAGACAAGTTGTGGTGGGTCCTCCTGCCCTCTCCCGCCTCTACCATGGAGTTTACCTTTTTGCCCTCCCCACAGACCAGAGGAAACCTGAGATCCTCCAGCTCGATCTTTTTGTaggccctggggagggggagtAGAGGAGGCATCACCCAGGCATCAAAGCCCCTCTCCCCTAGGAGCCACACCCCTTATACAAACCCCTTAAGAAGCCACACCCCCCAACTCCCAGCCTAGCCCGGCCTCCAGCTTCCACCTTGCTGCTGGCCATGGACTGGTTGTGTTGCCATGGAAATGGGCCCCAGCTCTGAGGGAAGTGTTACCAGCCAGTCATGTTCTGGTCCCGGTACAGCATCCTCTGCCCCAGCTCCTTAGGCTGAACTCTGCGAGGGAACTCGAGGTGGGTGAATTCACCACCCAGCAGCTCTGGTTTCAGGAAGCCCTGGGGTTGGGAGTAACCAGAGAGAGCAGAGGGCCAGGGGGCATTAGGTTTACAGGACATCCTGGTGTACAGATGATGTTAATTATAGCAGACCCTTAAGTGGAGTTcgggtgggagacctgggttcaatccctgggtcgggaagatcccctggaaaaggaaatggcaacccactccagtattcttgcctggagaatcccatggacagaagagcctggtgggctacagtccacagggtcccaaagagttggacatgactgaacgactaacactttttaCTTTAAGTGGAGTTTACTCTGTAACATGTACTGTTCTCATATTAACATATACTAACTCATTTACCCTCATAACAGCCTTTACGGTAGGAACTCCTGATGCATGGAGAAGCTAAGGGAGTTGTCAAAGATCACACAATTAGCAAAGTCCTGAAACCAAGGCTTGGCAGCCCAGTTCCTAAGCCATTGCTTTAAAGCACCAAACCATCCTGTTCCTTAGGGGCCTTGCTGTTTCCTTTCCCCACCTCTGACTGCACTTCCTTCCTCAGTGGAGGCCACAGTGGGAGCTTTGGGGCAGCCCACGTTCCTTCCTGTTGTGTCCTCCACTCCAGCCCAGCCCTGCACTCCTTAGTCTGTGAAGGGGCCTTCCTAGTAAGCTCCAGTAAGGAGCTGTCTGTCTgtatggtgggggtgggagagtcCTTGGGACCTGGCAGTACAGAGAGGCACAAGATTCCACAAGGAATGAGAGCAGAGGGTTTGGTTCTTACTTACAAGCAGCTGAAGACGCTGGCGCTCAGTCTCCGGGGTGAACTCCCGGGACATTGGAATGATTTCACCATTCCGGACAATGATGGCTCTgcccagagaaagaaaagatttggACTTGGCTCTCCTCAGCACCCTCACATGAAGAATTCCAAAAAGACAAGGCCCGCCCTCACAGCCCCTCACCCAgacctcattttttttcccctcatagtTACTTCAAGCCATTTCTTGTCTGTGATCCCTCCTGACCCCGTCTAGTCTGATTTTTAACACCCACCACTTCATTCTCTTCTATTCCTCCATCCCAGAAAGTtgaccgccccccccccgccccacccacaGCCTTTTTAAAAGCTCCCACCTCATACCTGCTGTCACCTGCGTTGGCCACGTACACCTTGCCTAGCAAGTAGACCACAACCAGTGCACAGCAGCCCCCTTCCACTTGTTGGCCACGCCGCTCCCGGGCCATCTGCCCATCCTGCCATATGAGGAAGGGTCAAAGCAGGGTGGATGAAGAAGAGACTCAATACACACAGCCACCCGGCCCACATCTGCAGAAATAAACTGGCCCAGGCCAGCCACACtggtggagaggaaggaagacATCTGTATAACACACCCTCCCTCCCCGCCTCTGAACCAAGTTCTGCTCAGGTTTTCGAAGCTGTTATGGGTTCTCAGAGTCACCTCCTCAGGCCACCTGACTCCTATACATAGTTGACCAGAGTGTTAGCCTGGCAGGCCCTTGGCCTGGGCCACCCACTTACCATGAGCTGGAAGGCATTCTCAATGGCACCCACTACCAGGCTCTCATGAGTCACTTCCTTCTGTGAAGACCAGCAGGATTGAGGACCAACCAACTGAGAGGAATCAGAGGAACCTGGAGCCCCCGGGGTGGACGGGAGGCAGAGGGGGGGCGGTAAGGGGTCCTGGAGTATCTCTACCAGGTCTTTTAGCTGCTCCCGAATGTGGCGATGCAGAAGCCTAGAGGCCATTTCAGCAGCCCCGCCCCCTGCATGCCCGTCAAACAGACCCCAGTAGTAGAAGCAgagtccctggggaaggaaaagttggaggtgagtgagtgtgtgagtgtgtgtgtgtgtgtgtgtgtgtgtgtgtgtgtgtgtgtgtgtgtgtgtgttttatgcaGGGAGAAAAGCAAGACTCTGGGCATCCATATAAACATCAGAGAGGAAGTCAGAGTTTGGTATTAAAGGCAAAttagatttattcattcattcaccaaggGCCTACAATGTGTCTAAAAGCAAAGTATCAAAAGAGTCAAACTCAAAGGATAAAGATGCAAACATAAGCAATGGTAATTATTTAAATCATCAATAAATACATGAGCATCTACATTTTAGGTGGAAAACTAAATATTCATACTGACATGGTAGAATCTAACTGAGCAATGTCAGATAAAGGTTCTGTGCCATAGGCAGAAAGCTAGTGATTTAGGAGGTATTGTGTGGCTCAGATGAAAAACTAAATGCCTAGAATCCCTGGGGAGAGGTGTCTCCCATGTCTCTGGAGGCTaggaaagggggtggggggcttACCTGGCCTCGGCTAGGCTCCCTAGGTGCCCCTGAAACACTCCTCCGGCCTTCCACATACACCACTTCACAGCAAGCCTGGTCCTCATTGTGCCGGCTCTTGCCAGCGTTGATGACCCTATCAGGCCAGAGTGACCACATCAGGTTGGATACCAGGCCAGGTCCTGGAATAACTCCCACCTTAGACACACATACCCTCTCTGGCCTGCTGGCCAAGCTGAGAAAGGTCACAGCCACCTGGGAACCAggccagagggaggaggagaagggaggcaggGCAAGTCACAAGGAGTACAGTCTGGGTGTCAGGCTCCACCGCTTCTAGAAAGGCCACAGCCACAGCAGCACTTTCCCACCTCAATCCTCCCACCTCTGGCTAAGGGGACATCCTGATGGTGCTACTGGGGGAAGGCCTGGATGAAGGGGAGGAGGTTTTAATTCCTGGCTTGCCAAGATCCTACATCCACCCTGGTGCACCTCCCCCCAAACTGTTCTAGTGCCCTATCCACAAGACCCCACCCTACCCTCACGAGTACACCCACCTTTATCCTAAAATCATCCAGTGAAAGTTTCTgctgctttgtttttttgtttttgctttttgaccgcttgtggggtcttagtttcccaatcagggatagaacccgagcGCCCTGTGTTGGAAGCTTGGCGTCTTAACATGGAAGTCCCAGTTTCTGCTGCTTTGGCAAAGAGTAAGTGTACCAGCCCATATCAGGAAAGAGGAATTGAAATAGGGTAGGAGtggaagaccccatggactgtgctgGAGCGACACAACCCCAAACTCTTTCCAAATAGGAAGTTAAAGGAGCTGATAGTGGGGCCACAGGTCCACCAGCCACCACCCTCAGCCCCTGGGCACCCTCAGCTTCCTAAGTGCTCTGCTTTCCCAGCAGATGCATTAAAAATCCACGGGCcctatgggaattccctggcggtccagtggttaggtgctTTCACCTCCAGTCCcggatgcctggtcagggaactaagagccctcATGACATACAGACAAACAAAACCCAGGTGGCCTTGGAGCAAGCCGGCTGCTCCTGCCACTCTGACCGCTCTGGCCCGAGGGTCCACTTCCTTGCCTGGCCAGGGCAAGTCCACCCACCAAAGGGTGTTCAAGGGGGCCCTCCCGCTTCCCCCGGGCGCCCCCCCCCTTCCGCCCCTGGGAAAGCCGGCGGCAGCCTGGTGTCGAGGGCTATTTCTGggtgtggagggggaggggaacgGTAAGAGGGACAGGGAACTGGGGCGCTGGGGTCGGGAAGCCCAAGGAATTTTTCCAGCTGCCATCTCCTATGTTACAAGGGACCCCCGGTCCTTGACACCTCCCCTGTCTTGGCCGCTAAACTACGGGACCGCGGCTGAGAACTGGCCAACTCATCGCTCACGGGCACTTCGCCCTCCCGGCTCTGGGAGAGAACAAGGTTCTGAAGCGGCGCGGGTGAGGACAGTCAGCGAGCTAGAAGATCCTGAGAAAAAGCTGCACCCGACTTGAGAAAGGGCTGGGAGCGGGTGCGGCCCGAAGCCCAGGGAAAGCAAAGGTCCtgggaaaagggagccctctggCACCGAGCGCGGCGAGGGGGATGCATCCCAGGGCCGGGAAtgcagaggtggggaggaggttgGGAGGGGGAGTCCCATCCTGGTTAGGGTGCCCCTGGGGGCGCTCACTCGGCGTAGCCCGTGCTCCAAGGCAGGCGACGGCCGGTGTCCGGAGGGCTTTGCACAGCCCGGCCAGCGTGGTCGTCGGCGCGTCTCAGCCCCCCGGGGCTCAGCTGCAGAAAAGTCGGTCGGGAGAAGCTTGCTCGAGCCTCTACTGTCCTCGCTGGCGCCGCACCCCCGCTCCCAGCCCTGGCCGGAGGACTCCTAGGAGCTTGTGGAGGGGCAGCGGGTGGCGCCGAGGTCGCGTTGGGCAGGTCTGGCGACTTGGGGCGCGAAGGCGGGGCGCCCCCAGAGCTCACCAGGTGCGCCACGGCCGAGCGCACCCGGTTTAGCATGCTGCCTCCCTGCCCCGCCCTCGGCCGTGGCCCCGCCCCAGAGCTGGCCCCGCCCCCTAGGGCTCGCGAGGGGCGGTGCTCGCTCTGGTCGGTTCGGTCCCTCCATTGGCTCCCCGCCCCCAGGCAGGTCCCCGGCAAAACTTCCCGGCTCTCGAACCGCCCCGCGGGCTAATGGCCTCTACCCACCCCGTCCGGCTTCTCCCACCTCCGTTTTTTAGGGGACGAAGGGTCTGCTGTTGTAAGGAGGGAACAGAGAGAAGGCAATCTTACTTCAGGCTTGCTCTAGATTAGGCATCAGCTAGAACTTCCCCATTGTGACGGGAAGGTGGTGTCTCCTCGACCTCGGTTCGTTGTGGCCAGCCTGCCCAGAGGTTGGTGGAGCTGATGACTTCCATCAAAGACCTATGGGTGTGAAGCTCTGGTGTGATAACACCTCTGGCTTGGTCTGCCAGAGTGAGAATGAGGGCGAGCGAACTGTTGCTGGGTTGCTGTGGAGATGGTAACAAGGCAGGCTGGAGCCAGTCATCCTGTACTGGGGAGCTGGGTAAGTTCCTGGATTCCTAGAGGCACTGTTCCCCGTGAAGACCACCTCTAGATCCGTCAGAGCGGTTGCCACTCCATTTTTCTTCAGGACCCAATTTCTTCCCATATTTCCATATTTAAaacaccttccctggtggttcagatggtaaagcgcctgcctgcaatgcgggagacccgggtttgatccctgggttgggaagatcccctggagaaggaaatggcaacccactccagtactcttgcctggaaaattccatggacagaggagcctggtaggctacagtccatagggttgcaaagagtcggacatgactgagcaacttcactttctttctttaccacAGAATTAGGTAGTAAGAATAACAACAATGACTACCATTTATTGAGGACTAACTACATAATGGTCCCTCTGCAAAGCGCTTTCTTTACTTCAGGTCCTTTACACTGCACACTAACCCTACCTAGGTTTTTGTTATGTTCTTTTTATGGATGAGGCATGTCTGGACGCTCCTGTTATTTTACATGACTTATTCCAGGAGGTCAACCACCCAGTGTGAAATTTATGCCTGTGTCCATTTCCCAACCACCTAAACTGATACTATCTTAAGAATCTAGATCAGAGAAGAAGAGTTAAGAAGAGATAGGTGAAGAGCAGAAAAGTGGGGGTTCCTTTTCTCCCACCCTCTTTCTCTAAACACAGAGACTGAGAGCAACCCAGGTGCACAACTTCCGTGATTGCCACCGGAGGGAGACAGAGGCCAGGCTAAGTGCCTAGCTGAGAGGGGAGGGCAGTACAGACAGGCTGCTGAAAGAGCTATGGTCCCTAAGCCTGGGAATTGATTGGGCTTCCAGAGACACCTCCTTCCCCATGCATGGTTCAAATGGGGACAAGGCCCTTAAGGTCCTAATGCAAGTtagggtagtcctcagaggtcaCTGGCACCCAGTTCATAATGGGTATTCCACCTCTGGACTCTGTCTGGTGGGTGCTTCCTGACCACGACTCTGTTCCTGGCTACCCTGTAGCCCCAGAAGGGGTGACTTTCCTGGTAGCTTCCAAATAAAAATATCACAATGGTCATTCAAGTTGGTAGACTTCTGTAATTACACCTACACCCTGggcagagagaaataaaaaagaagtcacaagaaaagaaaaaacaaaagtcagACCCAAAGGCACACAGAGTGGCAAGGCAGATGGAGATAaaggacttgctgctgctgctaaggatATTTCCCTCCTGTTTGAGAAAAACTGAAACGAGCTCACAGATAAATGGCATAAACAGCCACAGCAAgctaaagacagaagaaaaaaatacaacatcctggctatttttattattcagtgtTTCTGGGACAGTTTGCTTACCACTTCTCTGTGTCACTCAGCTCCGTAATTCCTCTTTTTCCCCTCAGCTCCATAATTCTTGCTCTTCACAACATCCATCATGATGTGACTGCAAGTGGGCTACAGAGCCAGGGCCCAAAGACCTCCTAGTTtcagcaccagatggtcaacagggaTGTCAACAGTTTCCTTGGGCTTCAGAACAGCCTTCTGACCATACCCAAATCCTAAGGATCTCCTCTCCCTGCATCTCTCACCAGCTATTCCTGGCATCATCACACCTCCTCCATCCTCAGACTGCCCCAGAACCTGGTGAGAAGGTCACCACCTCTGTTCATCCCCAAGGCAGCACAGAGTGAAAGGGAAAAGCAGGTATGCAGTGGGAAGAAGCAATCGTGTAGGTTATTCTTCTCTGCTGAGAACTGTTCAGAGGCTGGTCCTGCCAGGAGTGTGCAAGGCCTCGGCTAGGGGTGGGAACTGGGCTTCCTTAAGAGAAGTCCCTCTGTCCTGGGCCACATGCAACGGCTCAGAGTCCAGAACTGGGCTTCTTCCCCTTGCCTCTGCCCTCCCCATTACTCCAACCCGAAAGCCCTCTTTAGGAGGAATAGCCTTCAATTAAGAGGCAAATTTACACACCAACCACCACTTCCCTCTCTCATTTGTCTAATACTGTTGCGTCCAGATCACCTGTAATGAATTATACACTGTACAATGGCAATTACATTGCGGTTTTTACAGTGATGAAGAAACTGGGTCTCAAGAGTTCCCAAGTTGAGGTCACCCACAGGCCTACCAAAGCCCTCCTGCCTGCTGGGCTCCTACCCTCATACCTCTCCTGGTCCTTCCTGCCCCAGAGGACACCACTCCTGAAGCAGAGATCGTTTGTTATTTCCTCCtggatttttaacattttaacatgGAAGGGATAACATATCTATCCAGAAGA contains:
- the PPM1J gene encoding protein phosphatase 1J isoform X1, whose translation is MLNRVRSAVAHLVSSGGAPPSRPKSPDLPNATSAPPAAPPQAPRSPPARAGSGGAAPARTVEARASFSRPTFLQLSPGGLRRADDHAGRAVQSPPDTGRRLPWSTGYAEVINAGKSRHNEDQACCEVVYVEGRRSVSGAPREPSRGQGLCFYYWGLFDGHAGGGAAEMASRLLHRHIREQLKDLVEILQDPLPPPLCLPSTPGAPGSSDSSQLVGPQSCWSSQKEVTHESLVVGAIENAFQLMDGQMARERRGQQVEGGCCALVVVYLLGKVYVANAGDSRAIIVRNGEIIPMSREFTPETERQRLQLLGFLKPELLGGEFTHLEFPRRVQPKELGQRMLYRDQNMTGWAYKKIELEDLRFPLVCGEGKKARVMATIGVTRGLGDHNLRVCSSTLPIKPFLSCFPEVRVYDLTQYEHCPDDVLVLGTDGLWDVTSDCEVAATVDRVLSAYEPNDPSRYTALAQALVLGARGTPRDRGWRLPNNKLGSGDDISVFVIPLGGPGSYS
- the PPM1J gene encoding protein phosphatase 1J isoform X2, translated to MLNRVRSAVAHLVSSGGAPPSRPKSPDLPNATSAPPAAPPQAPRSPPARAGSGGAAPARTVEARASFSRPTFLQLSPGGLRRADDHAGRAVQSPPDTGRRLPWSTGYAEVINAGKSRHNEDQACCEVVYVEGRRSVSGAPREPSRGQGLCFYYWGLFDGHAGGGAAEMASRLLHRHIREQLKDLVEILQDPLPPPLCLPSTPGAPGSSDSSQLVGPQSCWSSQKEVTHESLVVGAIENAFQLMDGQMARERRGQQVEGGCCALVVVYLLGKVYVANAGDSRAIIVRNGEIIPMSREFTPETERQRLQLLGFLKPELLGGEFTHLEFPRRVQPKELGQRMLYRDQNMTGWAYKKIELEDLRFPLVCGEGKKARVMATIGVTRGLGDHNLRVCSSTLPIKPFLSCFPEVRVYDLTQYEHCPDDVLVLGTDGLWDVTSDCEVHSSGPSSGPGGPGHTPGPWLASPQQQAGFRG